From Nocardioides faecalis:
CGCCCTCGTCGGACTCGGCGACGGTGGGGGTGAACCAGACCGGCCGGATCATGCTCAACCGCAGCCGATCGGTGCTGCCGCCCACGAAGCGGGCCAGTGCCTTCGGGCACTGTCTCGCCACCCGGGCCTGCACCTGCGCGGAGTCCACCGCCAACAGGTGGCCGTCGGCCACGGCGTCGATCCGTCCGACCGCGACCGTCTCGCTGGTGTGCTTCTGCTTGCACGGAACCGGGTCGGCATCCGCGGTGGGCGCGACGGCGGCGTCGAACGGCAGGCGGTAGCACGCCCCGGCAGCGGGACCGGCGGACGGCGGGGCGGCCGTGGTCTGCTGCGCGCGCGGGCCGGGGTCCTTGTCGGGCTCGTCCGAGCCGGAGCATCCCGCCGAGGTGACCGCGACCAGCACGGCGGCCGCGAGGCTGCCGAGGCGACGCGCGGCGCGCGGGCTCATTCGCTCGTCCGTGCCCAGCACACGGAGCGGCGCACGCCCGCCTTCCACTCGGCGGCGTGGAAGAACGTGAAGCCGAACTCGTACTCGGTGGGGTAGTTCAGCCAGGCCTTGACCGACTGGGAGCAGAACGAGCGGGTGCGGCTCTCCATCACCCGGTCCCCGGGGTACTTGTCGTCGGGGTCGCCGATCTTGACGGTCGTCACCGCACGCCAGTCGTGCTTCTCCGAGCACGGCACCTTCTCGCCCTGGGCCACGGACGGGCCGCGCGCGCAGCTGAGCCAGGTGTCCTTCGGGCGTCCGGCCAGCATCCCCTTGGCGGTCTGCGGCAGCGGCCGGTACGACGCGCTGGCGGCGTTGCCGCCGATCACGTCGCAGCGGTACCAGCGGGCGCCCTTGTTCCACGCCTTCTCCGAGGGCCGGAACCACGCCCAGCTGATCGTGGTCCGCAGCACCAGGCTCTCGTCGGCCCCGACGAAGTCCGCGAAGGCCGCCGAGCACGTCTTGTAGGCGAACGCCCCGAGCGCGGGGTCGTCGTAGTCGAGATCACTCAGGTCGGGAGGCAGCTCACCGGCCGCGAACGTCTCAGCGGTGTGCTCCTGGGTGCACGGCACCGGCTTCGTCGCGTTCGCGGGCAGCCGGACGTCGTCGGGGGTGAGCACGCGGCACAGGCCGGTGGTGGGCACCTCGACGGCATCGACGAGGTCCGGGTCGGAGTTCTGCCCCTGGTCCTCGGCGCCGCACGCCGACCCCACCGCGAGCAGCAGCAGGGCGAGCAGGGCCGGAGCGAGGCCACGCCGGTACGACATCGTGCGGGCTCCCTTCGGCGACACGGTCCGTGGCCCCCTCAACCGGCCAGCAGTGCGGCGATGGTAGCGCCCAGCGCGTACGCCTCCTGCTCCGCGGCGTCGTCCACGTCGCCGAGCACGCCGAGGGCGTCGTACCCCTGGCGCCAGCCGAGCGCGCCGACGATGGACTCCACCGAGCGCTGGGCCCCGGTGAGGTCGTAGCGGCCGTGCAGCCACAGCCCATAGGGTCGCCCGGCGGTGGCGCCCGCCGAGGAGCCGGGCGCGCCGCCGGGGTCGAGCTCGCCGCCCACGGCGAGGAACGTGGTGTCGAAGAAGTGCTTGAGCGCCCCGGACATGTAGCCGAAGTTCGCGGTCGTGCCGAGCACGTAGCCGTCGGCGTCCAGCACGTCCTCCGCACCGGCCTCCAGCGCCGGGCGTACGACGACCTCGACCCCGGCGCCGGCCTGCACGTCCTCGTCGTGCGCACCCGCGACCACCCGGTCGAGCAGCGAGCGCATCGACCGGGTGGGCGAGTGGTGCACGATCAGCAGCCTGGTCACGACACCAGGCTAGGCACGTGGGGCCCCGGTCCGTCTGGACCGGGGCCCCACGTGTCGCTCATGTCGCTCAGGCGACGGGGGCGCCGAGCCGCTCCCAGGCGCGGTGCGTGCCCATCAGGGTCTGCACCTCGGTGAGCACCTCGGCCCCTGCGGAGCCGGTCACCACGCCGGGTGCGTCCGTCGCGATGCCGGCCGCGGCCAGGGCGTCGACCCCGGCGCCCCAGGCCCCGATGGCCTTGGCGTGCCGGAAGCACTCCTCGAGCAGCATCGTGACCCGCGGGTCCAGGGTGGGCGTGTCGGCGGCGCCGGCCTTCTCCTCACGCAGCGGGCGCGCGTCCGGTGCCGGCACGGGGCTGCCGGCCACGAGCACCGCGTCGACCTCCACCGAGCGACCGGTGGCGAAGGTGCGCTGCACGTCGAGCCCGCCGACCTTGCCGCCGTGCGGGGCGAAGATCAGCGGCACCATGCCGGCGGCGAGGATCGCGGTGCGCACCTCGGTGACGCCGTCCAGGTCGCCGTCGGGGTCGACCACGATGCCCACCATCCGACCGTCGCCCGGCCACGGCCCGCCGGTCAGCTGGGACAGCGCCGGGCTGGGCGCCAGGTCGGTCAGCGGCACGGTCGGCTCCGGGGCCGGCAGCCCGAGCCCGGTGGCCACCTCGGCGCACAGCACCGGGTCGATGTTGGCCAGCGCCTGCAGCTGGCGCTCCTTGATCGCCTGCTCGTAGCACTTGCCGAGCTCGAAGGTGTAGGCCCGGATGATGTGCTCCTTCTCCACCGGCGACATGCTCAGCCAGAACTGGCGGGTCTGGCTGTAGTGGTCGTCGTAGGAGACCGGGTTCTCGCGCACCTTGGTCGACTCGGCGACCCGCACCGCGGCGTCGGTGAACGCCTTGGTCTGCTCCTCGCTCAGGTCGGCGCCGGCCGCGAACGGGCAGCCGCCGTCGAGCGTGTTCGGCTTGTACGGCGCCACGCCGGAGTGCACCGCGTGCTGGTGGAAGCCGTCGCGGAACATGTCGTTGACCTCGGTGTGCGGCCGGTTGATCGGCAGCTGGTTGTAGTTCGGGCCGCCGAGGCGGGACAGCTGCGTGTCGACGTAGGAGAACAGCCGGGTCTGCAGCAGCGGGTCGTCGGTGACGTCGATGCCCGGCACCAGGTGACCGGCGTGGAAGGCGATCTGCTCGGTCTCGGCGAAGAAGTTGGTGGTGTTCTTGTTCAGCACCAGCCGGCCGATCGGCTGCACCGGGGCCAGCTCCTCGGGCACGATCTTCGTGGGGTCGAGCAGGTCGATCCCCTCGAAGACCTGCTCCGGGTTGTCCTCGAACACCTGCACGCCCAGCTCCCACTCGGGGAAGGCGCCGGACTCGATCGCGTCGGCCAGGTCGCGGCGGTGGAAGTCGGGGTCCACGCCGCCCAGCATCTGCGCCTCCTCCCAGGTCAGGGAGTGCACGCCCAGCTTGGGCTTCCAGTGGAACTTCACCAGCGAGGTCACGCCCTCGGCGTTGACGAGCCGGAAGGTGTGCACCCCGAAGCCCTCCATCATCCGGTAGGAGCGCGGGATGCCGCGGTCCGACATGTTCCAGATGGTGTGGTGCTGCGCCTCGGTGTGCAGGGAGACGAAGTCCCAGAAGGTGTCGTGCGCCGACTGCGCCTGGGGGATCTCCCGGTCCGGGTGCGGCTTGCCGGCGTGGATGATGTCGGGGAACTTGATGCCGTCCTGGATGAAGAAGACCGGGATGTTGTTGGCGACCAGGTCCCAGTTGCCCTCACGGGTGTAGAACTTCGTCGCGAACCCGCGGGTGTCGCGGGCGGTGTCCATCGAGCCGCGGTTGCCGAGCACGGTGGAGAACCGGACGAACACCGGCGTCGTCTCGCCCTTCTCGAACACCGCGGCGTGGCAGATCGACTCGGCGGTGCCGTAGGCCTCGAAGTAGCCGTGCGCTCCCGAGCCGCGGGCGTGCACCACCCGCTCCGGGATCCGCTCGTGGTCGAAGTGGGTGATCTTCTCGCGCAGGTGGTGGTCCTGCAGCAGCGTCGGGCCGCGGCTGCCCGCCTTCAGCGAGTGGTCGGTGTCGCGCAGCTTCACGCCCGTGGCCGTGGTCAGGTGGGCGCCCTGCTGGGTGCGCACGTGCGGGTCGGCGCCGGTGTCAGCACCGGTGGCGGTGCGGGCCTGCGGCGCGGCCTGGTCCGGCTTCGGGGGCAGCGGCGGCACCGGCTCGGTCGGCTCCTTCAACGGCGCCGGCGCCGGTCCCGGCGCGCCGGGGATCTGCGGGGTGAGGGCATCGGTGGCCTTCTCGACCACGCTCTCCGCGGCATCGGCCACCTTGTCGGCGACGTCCTTGGCTGCCTTCTTGGGGTCCATCGAGGCTCCTTCGTGGGTCGGGGTCCTGCGCGGTACCCCCCGAGGTCGCGGTGAGTCACCTCCCGACCTGCCTGCTTCGCGCCCGACCGTGCTGCTAAGGTGGCGGCGTCATGATGCGAGCCCTGCTTCTTAGCGGCCGCAGCGAGGTCTGACCCAGCCGGACCCCTCGCTGCGG
This genomic window contains:
- a CDS encoding septum formation family protein, with amino-acid sequence MSPRAARRLGSLAAAVLVAVTSAGCSGSDEPDKDPGPRAQQTTAAPPSAGPAAGACYRLPFDAAVAPTADADPVPCKQKHTSETVAVGRIDAVADGHLLAVDSAQVQARVARQCPKALARFVGGSTDRLRLSMIRPVWFTPTVAESDEGAEWYRCDAVVLAGPSTLAELTTSIKGALRGSRVPDAYAMCGTAAPDAKNFERVPCSAKHSWRAIEVVPFDSARYPGTAKVKAAGRGRCEDAAADRAEDPLEFRWGYEWPTRAQWQAGQTYGRCWVPDPT
- a CDS encoding septum formation family protein produces the protein MSPKGARTMSYRRGLAPALLALLLLAVGSACGAEDQGQNSDPDLVDAVEVPTTGLCRVLTPDDVRLPANATKPVPCTQEHTAETFAAGELPPDLSDLDYDDPALGAFAYKTCSAAFADFVGADESLVLRTTISWAWFRPSEKAWNKGARWYRCDVIGGNAASASYRPLPQTAKGMLAGRPKDTWLSCARGPSVAQGEKVPCSEKHDWRAVTTVKIGDPDDKYPGDRVMESRTRSFCSQSVKAWLNYPTEYEFGFTFFHAAEWKAGVRRSVCWARTSE
- a CDS encoding flavodoxin family protein; this encodes MTRLLIVHHSPTRSMRSLLDRVVAGAHDEDVQAGAGVEVVVRPALEAGAEDVLDADGYVLGTTANFGYMSGALKHFFDTTFLAVGGELDPGGAPGSSAGATAGRPYGLWLHGRYDLTGAQRSVESIVGALGWRQGYDALGVLGDVDDAAEQEAYALGATIAALLAG
- a CDS encoding catalase — encoded protein: MDPKKAAKDVADKVADAAESVVEKATDALTPQIPGAPGPAPAPLKEPTEPVPPLPPKPDQAAPQARTATGADTGADPHVRTQQGAHLTTATGVKLRDTDHSLKAGSRGPTLLQDHHLREKITHFDHERIPERVVHARGSGAHGYFEAYGTAESICHAAVFEKGETTPVFVRFSTVLGNRGSMDTARDTRGFATKFYTREGNWDLVANNIPVFFIQDGIKFPDIIHAGKPHPDREIPQAQSAHDTFWDFVSLHTEAQHHTIWNMSDRGIPRSYRMMEGFGVHTFRLVNAEGVTSLVKFHWKPKLGVHSLTWEEAQMLGGVDPDFHRRDLADAIESGAFPEWELGVQVFEDNPEQVFEGIDLLDPTKIVPEELAPVQPIGRLVLNKNTTNFFAETEQIAFHAGHLVPGIDVTDDPLLQTRLFSYVDTQLSRLGGPNYNQLPINRPHTEVNDMFRDGFHQHAVHSGVAPYKPNTLDGGCPFAAGADLSEEQTKAFTDAAVRVAESTKVRENPVSYDDHYSQTRQFWLSMSPVEKEHIIRAYTFELGKCYEQAIKERQLQALANIDPVLCAEVATGLGLPAPEPTVPLTDLAPSPALSQLTGGPWPGDGRMVGIVVDPDGDLDGVTEVRTAILAAGMVPLIFAPHGGKVGGLDVQRTFATGRSVEVDAVLVAGSPVPAPDARPLREEKAGAADTPTLDPRVTMLLEECFRHAKAIGAWGAGVDALAAAGIATDAPGVVTGSAGAEVLTEVQTLMGTHRAWERLGAPVA